One part of the Terrimicrobium sacchariphilum genome encodes these proteins:
- the pdhA gene encoding pyruvate dehydrogenase (acetyl-transferring) E1 component subunit alpha has protein sequence MPKTEVRSTDYANAPINENLSKEDRVKLLREMMRIRRFEQVALKFYNAGKMGGFLHLYIGQESIAVGTVSLMGDNDHVITAYRDHGHALAVGMGMNECMAELYGKATGCSKGKGGSMHYFAPDKNYWGGHGIVAGQTPLGLGLAYGIKYKGLKGAALCFLGDGAVNQGVVYESLNMASLFDLPVIYVIENNKYSMGTSLERSSVIDKCLAQRAEAFKVDWALANGEDVYEVRAVTQQALERAYEKSRPTVIEFQTYRYYGHSVADAKHKGGYRKEEEIERYKKQHDPIVIFKNRLLAEKAITEEQFEAIEAEVKAEADESARFAEESPYPTVESIYDDVYFEVDRQTEAGRTGRFFFNN, from the coding sequence ATGCCAAAAACTGAAGTTCGCTCAACTGATTACGCCAACGCCCCCATCAACGAAAATCTTTCGAAAGAGGACCGCGTCAAGTTGTTGCGAGAGATGATGCGCATCCGCCGCTTCGAGCAGGTGGCACTCAAGTTTTACAACGCTGGCAAGATGGGAGGCTTCCTGCACCTCTACATCGGCCAGGAGTCCATCGCCGTCGGCACCGTCTCCCTCATGGGCGACAACGACCATGTCATCACCGCCTACCGCGACCACGGTCACGCTCTGGCCGTCGGCATGGGCATGAACGAGTGCATGGCCGAGCTTTATGGCAAGGCCACCGGCTGCTCGAAGGGCAAGGGTGGTTCCATGCACTATTTCGCCCCCGACAAGAACTACTGGGGTGGTCACGGCATCGTCGCCGGTCAGACCCCGCTCGGCCTCGGCCTCGCCTACGGCATCAAGTACAAGGGACTCAAGGGCGCAGCCCTTTGCTTCCTCGGTGACGGCGCGGTCAACCAGGGCGTCGTTTACGAGAGCCTGAACATGGCCTCCCTCTTTGACCTCCCGGTCATTTACGTCATCGAGAACAACAAATACTCGATGGGCACGAGCCTCGAGCGTTCCTCCGTCATCGACAAGTGCCTGGCCCAGCGTGCCGAGGCCTTCAAGGTCGACTGGGCGCTGGCCAACGGCGAAGACGTTTACGAGGTCCGTGCGGTCACCCAGCAGGCTCTCGAGCGTGCATACGAGAAGTCCCGCCCGACGGTCATCGAATTCCAGACCTACCGCTACTACGGCCATTCGGTCGCCGACGCCAAGCACAAGGGCGGTTACCGCAAGGAAGAAGAGATTGAGCGTTACAAGAAGCAGCACGACCCGATCGTGATCTTCAAAAACCGTCTCCTCGCCGAGAAGGCCATCACAGAGGAGCAGTTCGAGGCGATCGAAGCCGAGGTCAAGGCCGAAGCCGACGAGTCCGCCCGCTTCGCCGAGGAGAGCCCGTACCCGACGGTGGAATCCATTTACGACGACGTGTACTTCGAGGTCGACCGCCAGACAGAGGCGGGCCGCACGGGTCGTTTCTTCTTCAACAACTAA